Proteins encoded by one window of Sorex araneus isolate mSorAra2 chromosome 3, mSorAra2.pri, whole genome shotgun sequence:
- the PLAU gene encoding urokinase-type plasminogen activator — translation MRVPLASLLVCSLVVSHSQGAHGYRRRSHSTDCGCLNGGTCVSYKHFSYIRGCLCPSKFEGEHCEIDTSKTCYHGNGHRYRGKADTDIMGRPCLAWNSPAVLKNTYHAHRHDAVQLGLGKHNFCRNPDNQRWPWCYVQVGLKQLVQECKVQDCSAGRRLFSTPAVKPEFHCGQKSLRPRFKIVGGDHTYIENQPWFAAIFRRHRSGSVTYLCGGSLIRPCWVVSATHCFVNNPQKEDYIVYLGRSMLYSATPGEEKFEVEELILHENYSADTLAHHNDIALLKIRSSLGRCAQPSRSVQTICLPPLYGDSRFGTSCEITGFGKEDPSDYMYPEQLKMTVVELISHSECQQPHYYGSEVTSKMLCAADPQWETDSCQGDSGGPLVCSIQGRLTLTGIVSWGSGCAMKNKPGVYTRVSRFLSWIQTHTRDDELGWAWSSEARRS, via the exons ATGAGGGTCCCGCTGGCCAGCCTGCTCGTCTGCTCCCTGGTCGTGAGCCACTCCCAG GGTGCGCATGGATATCGACGGAGGTCCCATTCAA CGGACTGTGGCTGTCTGAACGGAGGCACCTGTGTGTCCTACAAGCATTTCTCCTACATTCGTGGCTGCCTCTGTCCAAGCAAATTCGAAGGAGAGCACTGTGAGATAG ACACATCAAAAACCTGCTACCACGGGAATGGCCACAGGTACCGAGGGAAGGCGGACACGGACATCATGGgccggccctgcctggcctggaaCTCTCCGGCTGTCCTGAAGAACACGTACCATGCCCACAGACATGATGCAGTTCAGCTGGGCCTGGGGAAGCACAATTTCTGCAG GAACCCTGACAATCAGAGATGGCCATGGTGCTATGTGCAGGTGGGCCTAAAGCAGCTGGTCCAGGAGTGCAAGGTGCAAGACTGCTCCGCAG gaAGAAGGCTTTTCTCGACGCCTGCAGTGAAGCCAGAGTTCCACTGTGGCCAGAAGTCTCTGAGACCCCGCTTTAAGATCGTTGGCGGGGATCACACCTACATTGAGAACCAGCCTTGGTTCGCGGCCATCTTCCGGCGCCACCGCAGTGGCTCGGTCACCTACTTGTGTGGTGGCAGCCTCATCAGGCCGTGCTGGGTAGTCAGTGCCACACATTGCTTTGT TAATAACCCGCAGAAGGAAGACTACATTGTCTACCTGGGTCGGTCAATGCTCTACTCCGCGACCCCCGGGGAGGAGAAGTTTGAGGTGGAAGAGCTCATCTTGCACGAGAACTACAGCGCAGACACGCTGGCTCACCACAATGATATCG ccTTGCTGAAGATCAGGTCAAGCCTGGGCCGGTGCGCACAGCCATCGCGCTCAGTACAGACCATCTGCCTGCCCCCGCTCTATGGCGACAGCCGCTTTGGCACAAGCTGCGAGATCACCGGCTTTGGAAAAGAGGATCCCT CTGACTATATGTACCCAGAGCAGCTAAAGATGACTGTTGTGGAGCTGATCTCCCACTCAGAGTGTCAGCAGCCCCACTACTATGGCTCTGAGGTCACCAGCAAAATGCTGTGTGCTGCCGATCCACAGTGGGAAACGGATTCCTGCCAG GGAGATTCAGGGGGGCCGCTGGTCTGTTCCATCCAAGGCCGCCTGACTCTGACCGGCATTGTGAGCTGGGGCAGTGGATGTGCCATGAAGAACAAGCCGGGTGTCTACACCAGGGTCTCACGCTTCCTCTCCTGGATCCAGACTCACACCAGGGACGACGAGCTGGGCTGGGCCTGGTCCTCTGAGGCCCGCAGGAGCTGA